A window from Mangifera indica cultivar Alphonso chromosome 2, CATAS_Mindica_2.1, whole genome shotgun sequence encodes these proteins:
- the LOC123209669 gene encoding YTH domain-containing protein ECT3-like isoform X2, producing the protein MATLSSSSDQTADLLQNLSLDSENKATNYASKGQYVDNAAHMYSYGYSPYGIYPSPGDGQLQGLQQYHYPSPFYPPYAPQGAGSTSVTAETNKGSVNAVAKDSSVSGNNGSKPLRPSYQNSNLDPNGSYRGGGLSTAVPSRYHDPRYSFDGIHSLTAWYDSSVFSSGGQSEHAANAGFTSSHSNNYPSGRNQNHHSHPHVTNLHHTRPTSGFGETYDYVNPMYANNTMYGHYGNAYRAGSGFGSFGYDSWMGGQGWYTVDSKYKPRGRVYGASGSGKENGDGLNEMNKGPRAKGFKNQEGFGPITLAVKGQNLTSTESNAEDKSPLVADKKYNGEDFLVESYVNAKFFVIKSYSEDDVHKSVKYNMWTSTPNGNKKLDAAYREAREKPNDCPVFLLFSVNASGQFVGLAEMTGPVDFDKTVEYWQQDKWIGCFPLKWHIIKDVPNSSLRHITLENNEDKPVTNSRDTQEVNFEQGIQILKIFKSHSSKRSILDDFGFYESREKIMQEKKAKQIQLPKQVIEGKPGKVFSDDKDKDAKIGKDNEKKYLGEALIKDKVITTATPVEEANGEVNKLEEAESAAAVEETVTKGSKSPVVLSGKTGSSNGVASAC; encoded by the exons GGCCAATATGTTGATAATGCTGCTCACATGTACAGCTATGGTTATTCACCATATGGAATATATCCCTCACCAGGTGATGGTCAACTGCAAGGGCTCCAGCAATACCACTATCCAAGTCCTTTTTACCCACCTTATGCTCCTCAAGGTGCAGGTTCAACTTCAGTGACGGCTGAAACAAATAAAGGAAGCGTCAATGCTGTAGCAAAAGATTCCAGTGTTAGTGGGAATAATGGGTCAAAGCCACTGAGACCAAGTTACCAGAACTCAAATTTAGATCCAAATGGTTCTTATAGAGGGGGAGGCTTATCAACAGCAGTTCCTTCAAGATATCATGATCCTAGATATAGTTTTGATGGAATTCATTCCCTAACTGCTTGGTATGATTCCTCAGTATTTTCTTCTGGTGGGCAGTCTGAACATGCTGCCAATGCTGGGTTTACTTCATCTCATTCCAACAATTATCCATCTGGGAGGAATCAGAATCATCATTCTCATCCACATGTCACG AATCTGCACCATACAAGACCAACATCTGGCTTTGGTGAAACTTATGATTATGTGAATCCGATGTATGCAAACAACACAATGTATGGCCATTATGGAAACGCATATAGGGCGGGCTCTGGTTTTGGATCCTTTGGCTATGATTCATGGATGGGAGGGCAAGGATGGTATACTGTTGACAGTAAGTATAAACCTAGGGGTCGTGTCTATGGTGCATCTGGCTCAGGCAAAGAAAATGGGGATGGTTTAAATGAGATGAATAAGGGACCAAGGGCCAAGGGCTTTAAGAACCAAGAGGGGTTTGGTCCCATTACACTAGCAGTTAAAGGACAGAACCTTACATCCACTGAGAGCAATGCAGAGGATAAGTCGCCTCTTGTCGCAGACAAGAAGTACAATGGAGAGGATTTTCTTGTTGAGAGTTAtgtaaatgcaaaattttttgtaataaaatctTACAGTGAGGATGATGTTCATAAAAGTGTTAAGTATAATATGTGGACCAGTACGCCTAATGGCAATAAGAAGCTTGATGCGGCATATCGTGAAGCTAGGGAGAAGCCCAATGACTGTCCTGTATTCCTATTATTCTCT GTCAATGCCAGTGGGCAGTTTGTTGGTTTAGCAGAGATGACTGGTCCTGTTGACTTTGACAAAACTGTGGAGTACTGGCAACAGGATAAGTGGATTGGTTGCTTCCCTCTTAAGTGGCATATTATTAAGGATGTACCAAATAGCTCACTGAGGCATATAACACTTGAAAACAATGAAGATAAGCCTGTAACTAATAGTAGGGACACTCAAGAG gttaattttgagCAAGGTATtcaaattctgaaaattttcaagtcTCATTCTAGTAAGAGATCCATCCTGGATGATTTTGGGTTTTATGAATCTCGCGAGAAGATTATGCAAGAGAAAAAGGCCAAGCAAATCCAGTTACCAAAACAG GTAATAGAGGGAAAGCCTGGCAAAGTTTTTAGTgatgacaaagacaaagatgcAAAGATAGGAAAAGATAATGAGAAAAAGTATTTAGGCGAAGCATTGATAAAGGACAAAGTAATTACAACAGCAACACCAGTGGAGGAAGCAAATGGAGAGGTGAATAAGTTAGAAGAGGCTGAATCGGCTGCAGCAGTTGAAGAGACCGTCACCAAAGGTTCAAAATCACCTGTTGTATTGTCTGGCAAGACGGGTTCTTCAAACGGAGTAGCAAGTGCTTGCTAA
- the LOC123209669 gene encoding YTH domain-containing protein ECT3-like isoform X1: MATLSSSSDRILFGFSHLETADLLQNLSLDSENKATNYASKGQYVDNAAHMYSYGYSPYGIYPSPGDGQLQGLQQYHYPSPFYPPYAPQGAGSTSVTAETNKGSVNAVAKDSSVSGNNGSKPLRPSYQNSNLDPNGSYRGGGLSTAVPSRYHDPRYSFDGIHSLTAWYDSSVFSSGGQSEHAANAGFTSSHSNNYPSGRNQNHHSHPHVTNLHHTRPTSGFGETYDYVNPMYANNTMYGHYGNAYRAGSGFGSFGYDSWMGGQGWYTVDSKYKPRGRVYGASGSGKENGDGLNEMNKGPRAKGFKNQEGFGPITLAVKGQNLTSTESNAEDKSPLVADKKYNGEDFLVESYVNAKFFVIKSYSEDDVHKSVKYNMWTSTPNGNKKLDAAYREAREKPNDCPVFLLFSVNASGQFVGLAEMTGPVDFDKTVEYWQQDKWIGCFPLKWHIIKDVPNSSLRHITLENNEDKPVTNSRDTQEVNFEQGIQILKIFKSHSSKRSILDDFGFYESREKIMQEKKAKQIQLPKQVIEGKPGKVFSDDKDKDAKIGKDNEKKYLGEALIKDKVITTATPVEEANGEVNKLEEAESAAAVEETVTKGSKSPVVLSGKTGSSNGVASAC, encoded by the exons GGCCAATATGTTGATAATGCTGCTCACATGTACAGCTATGGTTATTCACCATATGGAATATATCCCTCACCAGGTGATGGTCAACTGCAAGGGCTCCAGCAATACCACTATCCAAGTCCTTTTTACCCACCTTATGCTCCTCAAGGTGCAGGTTCAACTTCAGTGACGGCTGAAACAAATAAAGGAAGCGTCAATGCTGTAGCAAAAGATTCCAGTGTTAGTGGGAATAATGGGTCAAAGCCACTGAGACCAAGTTACCAGAACTCAAATTTAGATCCAAATGGTTCTTATAGAGGGGGAGGCTTATCAACAGCAGTTCCTTCAAGATATCATGATCCTAGATATAGTTTTGATGGAATTCATTCCCTAACTGCTTGGTATGATTCCTCAGTATTTTCTTCTGGTGGGCAGTCTGAACATGCTGCCAATGCTGGGTTTACTTCATCTCATTCCAACAATTATCCATCTGGGAGGAATCAGAATCATCATTCTCATCCACATGTCACG AATCTGCACCATACAAGACCAACATCTGGCTTTGGTGAAACTTATGATTATGTGAATCCGATGTATGCAAACAACACAATGTATGGCCATTATGGAAACGCATATAGGGCGGGCTCTGGTTTTGGATCCTTTGGCTATGATTCATGGATGGGAGGGCAAGGATGGTATACTGTTGACAGTAAGTATAAACCTAGGGGTCGTGTCTATGGTGCATCTGGCTCAGGCAAAGAAAATGGGGATGGTTTAAATGAGATGAATAAGGGACCAAGGGCCAAGGGCTTTAAGAACCAAGAGGGGTTTGGTCCCATTACACTAGCAGTTAAAGGACAGAACCTTACATCCACTGAGAGCAATGCAGAGGATAAGTCGCCTCTTGTCGCAGACAAGAAGTACAATGGAGAGGATTTTCTTGTTGAGAGTTAtgtaaatgcaaaattttttgtaataaaatctTACAGTGAGGATGATGTTCATAAAAGTGTTAAGTATAATATGTGGACCAGTACGCCTAATGGCAATAAGAAGCTTGATGCGGCATATCGTGAAGCTAGGGAGAAGCCCAATGACTGTCCTGTATTCCTATTATTCTCT GTCAATGCCAGTGGGCAGTTTGTTGGTTTAGCAGAGATGACTGGTCCTGTTGACTTTGACAAAACTGTGGAGTACTGGCAACAGGATAAGTGGATTGGTTGCTTCCCTCTTAAGTGGCATATTATTAAGGATGTACCAAATAGCTCACTGAGGCATATAACACTTGAAAACAATGAAGATAAGCCTGTAACTAATAGTAGGGACACTCAAGAG gttaattttgagCAAGGTATtcaaattctgaaaattttcaagtcTCATTCTAGTAAGAGATCCATCCTGGATGATTTTGGGTTTTATGAATCTCGCGAGAAGATTATGCAAGAGAAAAAGGCCAAGCAAATCCAGTTACCAAAACAG GTAATAGAGGGAAAGCCTGGCAAAGTTTTTAGTgatgacaaagacaaagatgcAAAGATAGGAAAAGATAATGAGAAAAAGTATTTAGGCGAAGCATTGATAAAGGACAAAGTAATTACAACAGCAACACCAGTGGAGGAAGCAAATGGAGAGGTGAATAAGTTAGAAGAGGCTGAATCGGCTGCAGCAGTTGAAGAGACCGTCACCAAAGGTTCAAAATCACCTGTTGTATTGTCTGGCAAGACGGGTTCTTCAAACGGAGTAGCAAGTGCTTGCTAA
- the LOC123209731 gene encoding T-complex protein 1 subunit theta-like codes for MGFSMQSFGVQSMLKEGHKHLSGLDEAVLKNIDACKQLSTITRTSLGPNGMNKMVINHLDKLFVTNDAATIVNELEVQHPAAKILVLAGKAQQEEIGDGANLAISFAGEILQGAEELIRMGLHPSEIISGYSKAINKAIEVLDELVEKGSENMDVRDKGQVVCRMKAAVASKQFGLEDLLCSLIADACIQVCPKNPANFNVDNVRVAKLLGGGLHNSTVVRGMILKNDAVGSIKKMEKAKVAVFAGGVDTSATETKGTVLIQNAEQLENYAKTEEAKVEELIKAVADSGAKVIVSGAAVGEMALHFCERYKLMVLKISSKFELRRFCRTTGAVAILKLSQPNPDDLGYVDSVSVEEIGGSRVTIVRNEEGGNSVSTVVLRGSTDSILDDLERAVDDGVNTYKAMCRDSRIIPGAAATEIELARRLKEFSFKETGLDQYAIAKFAESFEMIPRTLAENAGLNAMEIISSLYAEHASGNTKVGIDLEGGVCKDISTMNVWDLYVTKFFALKYSADAACTVLRVDQIIMAKPAGGPRRDQAAAAAGIDED; via the exons ATGGGCTTCTCAATGCAATCTTTCGGAGTACAATCTATGCTTAAAGAAGGGCACAAACATCTCTCGGGCCTCGACGAAGCTGTTCTCAAAAACATCGATGCTTGCAAGCAACTTTCTACAATCACTCGCACTTCTCTGGGACCTAATG GTATGAATAAGATGGTTATCAATCATTTAGACAAATTATTTGTCACAAATGATGCTGCCACTATTGTGAATGAACTTGAAGTTCAGCATCCTGCAGCTAAAATTTTGGTCCTAGCTGGCAAAGCTCAACAAGAAGAAATTGGTGATGGAGCCAATCTGGCTATCTCTTTTGCTGGGGAGATTCTTCAGGGTGCAGAGGAACTTATCAGGATGGGGTTACACCCAAGTGAAATCATCAGTGGATACAGTAAAGCCATCAACAAG GCAATTGAAGTCTTAGATGAACTGGTGGAGAAAGGTTCTGAGAACATGGATGTAAGAGACAAGGGGCAAGTTGTTTGTCGAATGAAAGCTGCTGTTGCTAGCAAGCAATTTGGACTGGAAGACCTTTTGTGTTCTCTTATTGCTGAT GCATGCATCCAAGTGTGCCCCAAAAACCCAGCAAACTTTAATGTAGATAATGTTCGCGTTGCAAAACTCTTGGGAGGAGGTTTGCACAATAGCACAGTTGTTCGAGGTATGATATTGAAGAATGATGCTGTGGGAAGCATTAAGAAAATGGAGAAGGCAAAG GTTGCTGTGTTTGCTGGTGGTGTTGACACCTCTGCAACTGAAACTAAAGGAACTGTTCTTATCCAGAATGCTGAACAG CTAGAAAATTATGCAAAAACTGAAGAAGCAAAAGTTGAGGAGCTCATCAAAGCTGTTGCAGATTCAGGTGCCAAAGTAATTGTTAGCGGAGCTGCAGTTGGAGAAATGGCATTACATTTCTGTGAACGTTACAA GCTCATGGTTTTGAAAATCAGCTCAAAGTTTGAATTGAGACGATTTTGCCGTACAACGGGTGCTGTTGCTATT TTGAAGCTTAGCCAACCAAACCCAGATGACTTGGGATATGTGGATTCTGTTTCAGTCGAGGAAATTGGTGGTTCTAGG GTCACTATAGTGAGAAATGAAGAAGGTGGAAACTCTGTTTCCACTGTGGTTTTGCGGGGAAGTACTGATAGTATATTAGATGATCTTGAAAGAGCTGTTGATGATGGAGTGAATACATATAAG GCAATGTGCAGGGATAGTCGCATTATTCCTGGAGCTGCAGCTACTGAAATTGAGTTGGCTAGAAGACTAAAGGAATTCTCTTTTAAAGAAACTGG ACTGGATCAGTATGCTATTGCTAAATTTGCTGAAAGTTTTGAGATGATACCTAGAACGCTCGCTGAAAATGCTGGACTAAATGCAATGGAGATCATATCTTCTCTCTATGCTGAACATGCATCTGGAAACACCAAAGTAGGCATTGACTTAGAGGGAGGTGTTTGTAAGGATATCTCAACCATGAATGTTTGGGATCTCTATGTGACCAA GTTCTTTGCTCTCAAATATTCTGCAGATGCTGCCTGCACTGTATTAAGGGTAGATCAG ATCATAATGGCAAAGCCAGCTGGTGGCCCAAGGAGAGACcaagctgctgctgctgctggaATTGATGAGGACTAG
- the LOC123198499 gene encoding photosynthetic NDH subunit of subcomplex B 2, chloroplastic: MAYLLSFSLPKPNIIKATSVSTSTSAPSTSTLLIPENLNEKFGRKGIKFLESNNIPLVELTVRNGSSVKLSIPDAHVTSYKPKVDWKEDGCEEVLYTVGADSPKAKGGIGLVINDASEKGSKASLIPASQWTVKDVDSDAIDALQVELSCSSGTLDINYVVSLYPLSMATAVVIKNNGRKAVTLATAILSHMKFKRRGGAGIQGLRGCSYCPYAPLPSPFELLSPSEAMKTEPSGWFGSEPDEKPGSWKVQDVPFTILKNKLSRVYAAPPAERSKQFHYTTPTKYETLDQGRELFFRVIRLGFEDIYVGSPGSFSEKYGKEYFICTGPASMLVPVVVQPGEKWKGAQVIEHDNL, encoded by the exons ATGGcttatcttctttctttctctcttcccaAACCAAACATCATCAAGGCTACATCAGtttcaacttcaacttctgCTCCTTCCACAAGTACCCTTTTGATTCCTGAGAATCTTAATGAAAAATTTGGCAGAAAAGGCATCAAGTTCTTGGAGTCCAACAACATTCCTTTGGTTGAATTGACTGTCAGAAATGGTAGCTCTGTAAAGTTAAGTATCCCTGACGCTCATGTCACTTCATACAAGCCTAAAGTCGATTGGAAAGAGGATGGCTGTGAGGAAGTTCTTTATACAGTTGGAGCTGACAGTCCCAAGGCCAAAGGTGGGATTGGTTTGGTCATCAATGATGCCTCTGAAAAGGGCTCCAAGGCCTCTCTAATTCCTGCCTCTCAATGGACTGTTAAGGATGTTGATTCTGATGCCATTGATGCTTTACAG GTTGAGTTGAGTTGTAGCAGTGGAACGCTTGATATAAATTATGTGGTATCACTCTATCCACTAAGCATGGCAACAGCAGTTGTAATCAAGAACAATGGCAGGAAGGCAGTGACTTTAGCCACTGCCATACTCAGCCATATGAAGTTCAAGAGAAGAGGGGGGGCAGGAATTCAAGGCCTCAGGGGCTGCTCTTACTGCCCTTATGCTCCTTTACCTTCTCCCTTTGAGCTTCTGTCTCCATCTGAAGCCATGAAAACTGAGCCTTCTGGATGGTTTGGCTCTGAGCCTGACGAAAAACCAGGCTCATGGAAGGTGCAAGATGTTCcctttacaattttaaaaaataagcttAGCAGAGTTTATGCTGCCCCGCCAGCAGAGAGATCAAAGCAATTTCACTACACCACACCTACAAAATATGAGACCCTTGATCAG GGGCGTGAGCTTTTCTTTAGAGTGATAAGGCTTGGGTTTGAAGACATATATGTGGGCAGCCCTGGTTCATTCTCAGAGAAATATGGGAAGGAGTATTTTATATGCACAGGCCCTGCTTCAATGCTGGTGCCTGTGGTTGTTCAACCTGGTGAAAAGTGGAAAGGGGCACAGGTTATTGAGCATGATAATTTGTAG